GACCGTACAGCAATGGGATCCTGTCTTGTTGAAATCGTCAAATTCAGAATGAATACCTCGGGTTATTTGTGGTAAcaataggcagcaattgctcatagACAGACCATTCTCGCTAGGTAAAAATGGTGATCATTGGTCTTCAAttctatcaaatttccctactCTTATTTTTCAGGTCTTGTTTGCCATGAATTGTACATGCACTCCTTTTTACTAGCTGATATGATGAAACAAGCATGCCTACTGCTTCATCAGAGCCGTTGGCATTCCTAAGTGTCCATGCACGTACGCAAACACCCATGCAATCAGAGTCCACTACAATCTCCATCTGTCCCTGCCACCAAAACATAAGCAGCTGTGGCCACGGAACAGTGTCACTTAAAAACAtggttacagttttttttttgtttttttttggtgccatgcatggcactacaCATACATAGTCTGGTACACTTCATTTGTGTTCCTATTTTATCTCTCCGATGCTGGAAAATAGTATTGTATGTATCAGGATCCTGTAACGACCTTTAGACAGAGAGCAGTCACTTAGACCTAAACCTCGGGCTTGAGTGATGGATGATGCTGTAATACAATTAATTAGCAGTTAATGCAACAAAAAGCTGATGCATCATGTTGTACATTGCAATGCTAAATGCTctatattttttgtttcctttaagATTTAttgatccccctcccccccccctccctcattttTCTTTATGGTAGGAATAGAAGATGGGTAGAAAAGATGCGGCATCAACAAGAACCCCAGTCGATCAATATCGCAAGCAAATAGGTACGTTGTCATACATGTAGTTAATTGCCATCAGTGATATGCTGAAATTTGTAAATGTTAATGCAGGCTACTACAAAGCTTTTCTTACTCGATCACTTGCGTATTTTATATGAAAGATGGTAGTCTCAAAGTTGCTCAGACAAAAAGAAAGCGAGGGGGTGAAAGAAATAGATTATGCAGACATCTTTCAAACTCAGAATCTCTTATTTATATGACCTGCAGCCTTGCCTAAATCTTCAAACAATCCTCACTGGACCTAGGCAAAGACCGTAGGCCCCTGGAGACCAGCCTCTTTGTTCAGTCTACAGAATTGCAAGCTAACAAAATGTACAGAAACTAATGTTGCAGTTAAGGAATGCTCAATAAATAAGGTCAGAAAATGCTTTGCTAACAAAACTCTGAAACTTGATTCAGTGAGGGATTTCTTTATAGATCAAAGCGTCTCGCTGTCTGTTATATGCAggactaattattttattttcaaactttGGCTGCTTCCTTGTAACATATTTACCTATTCTAACTTTTTTGTAGCTCATAAAAATAGTTTGCACTAGAACAAAACTTCAATGCATGTAATGAGTAAAAGGTATAAAAGGATTTCATGTCGCTAAAAACATAAAATTGTTTTCCTATAACCATTGCAGTTCTAAATTGTGTTTTGTGTTCACAAATTAAATAACCCGTACTATACAAAAGagaaattatgcatttttaaatacaGAGATGCTGTCTGCTGAGGCTACAGCGTGCAATGATTCACCAAAACTGGACAGTAGAAGATTAGCAAAAATATGGGTGTAAAACATATAAATCCTTGGATCCATTTTGTCTCGTGTCAGCCTCTCTTTAGGCAAATAGTGATGTAATGGTTTTTGGGCATTATTTTCTTGGCATAATTCCTAGCATTAAAGCGGCACTTTCGCAGTCAGGCTGAAGTCCCAGACGGTGATATCACCATTGGTAGTCCagtggctgagagagagagagggggggggggaaaggggcagGCAGGGTGAGATTACTTAACTGAACCTGTCTGACGCTGCCATCTTGATTGAGCTACTCCTCTTCAActacgtcactgctgtactcgaGAGAATACAGCATTGAGGCCTATGGGGAATCCCAAGGGATGCACCATAAACCCAGCCAATATCCTGCTGTTTTCACTAATGaggcggaggagaaatacagagacaaagtagtccctctcCTATTTAATTTAGTCCCTatattgtctctgtatttctcttgactgggttggattttcagtgaaattccaatgcCGTCataagtattttataaagatgtttttttttttttttttttttaataagtggatgacagtgctgctttgatACAAATTGAGTATTATTAAAAGGCCACTACTTACCTTAATACTACCTCCTATGTGCATTTATTTAGAGCTAACGTCTCTCGTTCTTCTAATGGCTATTTCCAATACAATAACAAAGACCAATCTCCTTCATGGTTCAGTGAACAAAACAAGAATTCAGTGTACTTCACTCCTCAAGAGTCCCCATATCGCAATCCCATGGCGCGCTTTTGGGATGTAGCAGCACAAACTAGCATCAGACATCAGAAATTTCTCAGCCACTATTGGTCGTCCCCTATTTAATTGAGTAGTTCAGCACTGGGAGATGGTTTCATTCATGAAAGCAATCCATGAAACTGGACACCACAAACTGCAACATATTTAATGACTTTGCCAAACTGCTCAATTTTGTTTTTCTCATCAATACAGCTAGTTGTGGATACTCCCCTTCTGTGTATACCACACAGAACCAAAAACATTCTGCCGCAGGACTGATGGAATATAAAAATCCAGAATGCTTCTGCCAACTTAACTTCTTAAAGTGAACATGTCCAACGCAAATCTACAGGCAGTGAAATCCATGCTAGTAAACTGATAAAGAAATGtgtagattagttttttttttcctgttcagcACATTTGGATTATTAAATCGGGGGGAGTTCTGtccagattattcactaaagtatgaattgtcTTGAGCAGGGCTGTGTAACATGTGGGCTGCATACGGCCTGTAGAGCTCACAGTGGAGGCCAATCATATGGTTATGGGACTCAGGAGGGCCCCAGTTAGGCCACCGGACCAGGTTCCTGTCACAGCATTTGATCTCCCCCTGTATCCTACTGGGAGGAACAGAGTTCAGGTCACTACCTTGTGGGTAGACAGGAGCAGGCACACAGTAAGGGAGTCTGGAATCTCAGACCCTTGTCATCTTTGACTAGCAAGTTAACACTGGACCTCTggtaagccaccctccagcaCCCAAAACTTAACGAAAGTGGAGCTTGGCATAaaatgtatgtgtggcagtgcatTCGCCCCCTGCATTTACATGCCAATAATATGtacaaatacaccactggatTCAAACAACACTAAACacagtttaacaaaaaaaaataatagatttcACTATAAGAAAGTAATTGCATACATgacattttgtaaagttgttctTGTAAGCGCTTCCCTTTttcgggtgtgtgtgtatatacattttatgcATTCAACCCTCCATACCTATTTCAGTGGACTATTTGGCTCTTCAGAGTATTAGTTTGACACTCCTGCTTCGCATTAAACGAAGATGCACAAATGCTTAAAGCAGTCATGTCTACagagctttttttcttttgtttaaagtGGTAACTAGTCTGTAGGATCATTTAGGGCAGCACtcaaataggttttttttttttttttttttttggtcatttaaaaaaaaaaaaaaaaaaaaaagtccagtgGTAAGAGTGAATTGCTGATCTTGTTTTTGTTTGGGTTAAGGTTAACCTGCAAATTTCCATTATACATGGTAATCCTGTACCATACAGCACTGCAACACTGTAATTTTCCGAACACCTTCTTTCACTGCATTACTGACTGGATAAGCTGTTGAGGACGACTGCGAGTATATGTATTAATTTTAgattgtgtgggtttttttttggggttttttttttttccttctacccAATCAGAGCACATCAGACATGCTCAGTTTGTCCCTTGAGTTGACTTTGAAGTTCCCCATTTAATCTCTAGCAGGTTTGAATTGTGCACCCAGTGTATGATTGTTATATGAGATTTTAGAACTTTTGATCTGAGACGGTGTGCTGGAGCTTATGATGCAAGGGTTGTTGGTTCAATTCCCACCTGAGgtgtcctttttattttttatttctgctcATTCTGTACAAATGCGTTTCAGGGGTTATGATTTCAATCCCTGCGTTGTGATGTGTTATGGTGAAAATTGTCACACTGGACAAACTGCtgtctatgctttcagtttggctaccctGGAATTAAACTTGAAAATTGAAATTgacttttgaattctcactttggtaagaAAATATTAAGAAATGCATAATTCTGTTGAGAATTGTATTCTTTGTCTTGGAAACAgacatctatatatctatatctctgtcTGTACATCCATGGTCGTTAATGAGAGTATGTCCAACAATAAAGGTTAAGGACCGCATATGTAcgtggcaaataggagccctggacttacctgtacCGACGATCCGCGGCGATCAgtcagggagtccccctgcagcagctctgacCACCcctgccctccagggccatgtgatcacccctgccctccagggccatgtgatcaccatgatcacatcaccGCAATAGGACTCTTGTAGCTGCCAGTCCCCCATGCTGCTAAAaagtgaaaaggaaaaaaaataaaaaaattataaaatgaatgttatacatacatgtataatatattctaaaataattaaagcatttttttacattcattttatatatatatatatatatatatatatatatatatatataattttttttatagtaaattatatattatgaaaataatggtatctttagaaactgtatataatatgtgaatacagtaaatgagtaagaggaaaactaCAACTAAACatgaacactgcagaaatgtaaacagccctggtcccaaacagtaagaaaattgaaaagtggtctgttCACGAAGGAGTTAAATCTGTTTCTCTTCATATAGAAGCATAGCCCAATGCTTCCCAATGAGAAAAATCCCTACAAAAGTATTGTAGTCATTTTGGTACTGAGAAAGGAAGCCTTCTTGGCTTTCATTAAGTTCTATTAAAGTGTCTTCTcgtggaaacaacatttttaaaCAGCAAACGTGTGAAAGACCCTCAGACTGCTTGTTGAGTTAGTTTAGAAGTCTGGAGAGCCTCTAAGAAAAATGTGTAATTCCTCTGTTTGGCACAATGAATCAGTAGGAGGATTAGAGGAGGCAAAATAGTATTGGTAGACTTGTGCATAGGAGAAAAAATTGGGTTTATCTCAAATAATTGGGTTCTGATAGTTATCAATTTGAGATATAATTAATATGATTTCAGACATACTGATTGTAAATTCAGACTCCACACTCCTAGcttacattaaagaaacacttaagggtcaggaacacaaacgtgtattcctgaccctatagtgtttaccccccttaaaaggtaataaaacctACCTTATTTCCAACATTGCTGACCATGCCCCGACCCACCTCCAAGCTGAAGTCAACACAATTTGTTTTCAGCCAGTCCAAAGCTTtccctttgggaaagcattggattggatgaaatTGTAAAGGAGGCGGGACAGGGATGGGGCCGAACATCGGCTTGGCCAGTCAGCAACTACTCGCCATGCATCATGATAGGACTAAATAAATAAGTACCACACTTTCCATTTACACACCACCTTGTATGGAGGAGTTCATATACATGAACAAGTTATTCCTCATGTCACTGGTTACATAAAAccccataaataaaaaaaaaagttaactaaATAGAATGTCATATAAGGGTAGAAAGGTAGTAACAAACAAATAGTGAATAAAGTTTCTTTACTGACCAGCCTCTATCCATGAACTtgagttttgttttggtttttctcCCCATTGTGCCTGGAGAGAGATTTGGGCAGTGGTGTTTCTCtctgtgtcggtgagtgtgtgtgtgtgtgtgtgtgtgtgtgtgttcgattAAGTGTCTCcatgtacactgtgcagcactgacccaggaagcgccTACTTGGTTACAGTCACTAGAGTGTTAGCCCTGTAATGGAAAAAATAGCTTCTCCTGAAAAATggtaatgtgtgttttttttttttctttaagttgtagggttaaaatgacagggacatggcacctaCACCACTATTTGAGATgaaatgatctgggtgcctacagtcctTTTAACTATCCCACCTCAATTGGTTCTTACTCGATCTGTTCACAAATGCCAGAAAAATGCACATACCTGTATACTGcaagatatatacatatttatattgtgtatgtatttTGCAGAAAACCtacctgattttttttaatttttggttcGTCTGAATAGTTTGGTCAAAATTTATGGGAACTGAAATGCCAAATGGACTAATTTTGGACCATCTAAACAattgattttgtatttattttttttagccatACTCAAATCTATTGATCTGATATTTTAAATTTTAGGCTTTAATAACCATTTTTGTCTTATTGGCATTTTGCAGGTtggttataaacttttttttttttttttttttttttttaatctaaaatttaaATTTCACTTTGCATTCCCAGCAATTAACACACATTCGTTTTactttcacatatttttttttttttttacattgtgttCTTTAACATTCTCTAAATGATGCACCAAATCTTGAAGTTAAGACAAAAACCTCTTCATCACATTTTATAATTCATGCTACCTAAATATACTGTGGGGTTTATAGATGACCTTTTAATTTCTTATGTCATGCACATCAGGCAGGCCACTGATCTCACTTATTTTTTGCCACAGGAAATTGATGTCAAGCCGAGTAGAAATATGGTGGCATACTGGAGAAGAATACTTTTCCTTTTAGCATCCTACAAGCTTTTTCTGATTGAGTGcacaacagatgaagttcctGGTGAATGGACGCTCCTTCATGTAGTCGAGGGACAAATAGGGGCAGGGAACTACACTTATTTTGGGTTAAATTATGACGGAAAGATAATACTCCAAATGCAGAGTCTTGCAGGTGATGCTGATCTGTACGTATCTGCTGCAACCCTGCATCCAAGCTTTGATGAATACGAGCTGCAGTCAGCAACCTGTGGGCTTGACATAATTACTGTGCCAGATCACTTCAGCCGGCCAGTGGGCATTGGCATCTACGGACATCCCTTTTACCAGGAAAGTGAATTTGAGCTGCAAATATTTTATGACAAAACCATCTACGATGATCCTTATGCTGATGCCTCTTTTGATCCTGAAGATGTAGAAGCTAGTCAAAAAAAGCAGGGAAAAATGCCACAGGATACATCTCAGGAGGAGAAACCTGTGCTGAAGGATTTAATAATCGGGATACTGAAACTGATCCTTGAAATACTTTTCTAAGTGCGCTTTCGTTAGTATTCCATACATTCAACGCATTTATCTTTTTTGTAACTTGCAACAACTGGAATTTTTGTTAACTTCAGGGGCTAAGTGCAGGAGCAGCTGCGGtttccttcttggctgtgatGTTTAGCAAATATTTACTAAAAACGTCCCTCTTGAATGTTCTCTAATCTTGCGTGATGAAGCTTTGGTGTTGATGCTAGAACCACAACACGGACTAAATTCTTCCCAAAGCAGGGGATATTAATGTTGCTGTAGGGATTTAGCACTTTGCATTGTTTATTAAAATAAGTAACTATTTCCACACTGTAGAATTTAATTTGGTAATTCACAATGTATTTTGATTAAGAAAACTGTTAGACTGGAATCTGTACACCATTTTTGCAATGCtgttgggaataaaaaaaaaaaattctggtgctgcattatatcatttattttttttgcttttgttacaGTAGAATTATTAATTTACACCTGTGGAGGGCAATCCCATTATCGAGTACTTCCCTTTGTGGCAGGCAGTTTTTACATCTCGATAATATGGGTAAACATGAACCTATCACATGGCCTTGGTATTGGCCTAGAAATTATTCCTGTATTTGTAAtccatttgcaaaaaataaacaaacaagcaaGTGGCTGATCCGATCCACCATTGTCCCCCTTTTCAAGTGTATGGGAGTAGGACTAGGCCAGTAATTTCACATGTATGTACATGTGCCGTACTTTAGTGCTTTGCTATATAATGTTTTGGAACGcaagtaatacattttaaaatataaaatattaaaatgcatCATGATGGGGCTAAATAAAGTACCACACTTTCCATTTACACACCACCTTGTATGGAGGAGTTCATATACATAAACAAGTTACTCCTCATGTCACTGGTTACATAAaaccccagaaaaaaaaaaaaaaaatcaaatagaaGGTCATATAAAGGTAGTAACAAACAAATAGtgcataaagtttttttttttcctttactggCCAGCCTCTATCCATTAACTTgagttttgtttggtttttatccCCATTGTACCTGGAGAGAgatgggtgtgtttttttttttttttctttttcttcctgaATTGAGTTCTCTGGGGTGTCCTATGGTTTTTGACCTTCTGAAACATTACCAGAACCGTATCCTTATCAAAACGCTTGAAACACCTCCGTAAAACTACAATTAAATCAACAGAATTTCCATATGGGATGGTTGTTAATCAGTTTCTCAGTGCCTGCTGtcattttatgtaatttttttttttttttttgtgttaaatagTACTGCAAACTTGGTGTTCAGGCTTACTTGAGTAGGCATAACAAGCAATATTCTATATAATTCAAGAGTTTTGGAAAAAAACTAGCTATAATTATTGAAGAGGACTGCGATttatagcagtttttttttctatatatagccCAGGGATGCTCTAAAGGTAGATCCCAGATATttgtgggcgtttcaggattccaggtgggcggtagggattttttaatttttgagaGATTGGGTGAGCAGGCGTGtccgagccggcggtacccctgtgaccgggtaccgccatcaccacctgcggccccggcccgcgcggcaaattgctgtcagggccacccgatggatgtggattgtgaggggacccggtcagcgctgggagcTTTACAGCGCGACCGCgacccctgtgattacatcatctctgctgggaggaagtaattccccggtcactcctcccagcatacagagagcccgtgcgggaggaaggaggaggagtgagtcagtgggaactctgactcccatccacctgagccaccactggaccccagggaaagtcaccctcctgcaccttaaaggtgagaaacaggagggtgacttaaatatgtttgtttgtgtatgtgtctttgtatgtctgtgtgtgtcttttctttgtgtgtgtgttgtgtctttgtgtgtgtgtgtgtctgtctgtatgtatgcctgtctgttatagtgggctatagtaagtaatagtaagtgggatacctagctcagccttcctactgggcatttcTATACGGAaggttacaattttttttaaaaaaggttgggaggggagctgacgcacagatgagaaatcatattatgcgcaaacagagaagtcgtctgaatatcaccgaaagaggagaccttcgtttgttccttacgaaaatcgaaccagatatcaaatatttagtcttgcagcatcaacctcaaggatctcattaatcactagtaaaggtaatttcaatttactttattgttttctcattaaacgttataaagttaaaaacattataaacttgcattaagtagaaataaaaagataaatgtatgtacctttttttttttttttttaaaactccctcctttctaaaaaatattccgcacttgcgcgaaaacttgtgggcggtaaggacattttttccaaccaaaaagatgcattagtgggcggtaggtagaaaaaggttgactaccactggtctaaaGGAATGCAAGGCATCACAGGAGATGTAGTTCTACATCACCTGGGGATCTACCCATTGGGCATCCCTGATTTAGCCTATACTTGTATCTGCTCTTATCACTTAAATTGGTTGCATGGACTAGGTGATTTACTAATGTGAGTTTCAAAGTTAAGGTCAAAATAAGCTAACGGAAAAATTCAGCTATTCTTCTCTTTTGGCGATTTTGACCTTAGTTGAATGCTAGTAATATAAAGTCTGTATAACCGGTTACAAAAATCAATTCTAgattaaaaacatgagtgtttctGTAAAGACATTTAGATCCCTAGATAAAGTTTGTCCTTGTTGGTCAAATCTCTTCTCAatctttaaaagaagaaaaggttTTTCATTTGCAAATCAACCTAATAAACATAACAATCCACACTCTCTATCTAAAACAGACTATACTTTATCTCGTTCTTCTAGTAGCAAAATAATGAATAATTTGCAAGAATCATAGAAGAAGGCCATTAATGTCATGCGACACAGGTAGCAGCAACTGCTAGATTCATGAACAACTCAATAACCATCATGAGACAAAGTAACTAGGTCATCGTTTTTGACTCTTGGTTGGGAAGGGCGCCAATGTTACAATATTATAAACTACATGTAAAATTTGTGTATAGTAATTCATCACAGACCAGAGCGCACAGTATGAGCATTTCTcaaactggcaaaaaaaaaattaaatacgttTTCTAACCATCAACTGCTtgaatcaaaaaaaataaatcta
The nucleotide sequence above comes from Pelobates fuscus isolate aPelFus1 chromosome 4, aPelFus1.pri, whole genome shotgun sequence. Encoded proteins:
- the LOC134607774 gene encoding UPF0669 protein C6orf120 homolog — its product is MVAYWRRILFLLASYKLFLIECTTDEVPGEWTLLHVVEGQIGAGNYTYFGLNYDGKIILQMQSLAGDADLYVSAATLHPSFDEYELQSATCGLDIITVPDHFSRPVGIGIYGHPFYQESEFELQIFYDKTIYDDPYADASFDPEDVEASQKKQGKMPQDTSQEEKPVLKDLIIGILKLILEILF